One genomic region from Bacillus sp. SLBN-46 encodes:
- the rpmF gene encoding 50S ribosomal protein L32, translated as MAVPFRRTSKTAKRKRRTHFKLNVPGMVSCPNCGEMKLAHRVCKACGTYKGKDVVND; from the coding sequence ATGGCTGTACCTTTTAGAAGAACTTCTAAAACTGCAAAGAGAAAACGTCGTACTCATTTTAAATTAAACGTACCTGGTATGGTAAGTTGCCCAAACTGTGGTGAAATGAAACTTGCTCACCGCGTATGTAAGGCTTGCGGAACATACAAAGGAAAAGACGTTGTCAACGACTAA
- a CDS encoding enoyl-CoA hydratase/isomerase family protein, translating to MSYLIEKKEKGYLLFTITRAEKRNAINYEVMQGLMEVMKRAAEPDVKALIITGIGDRAFCSGGDLSVFHLLHSKEEAYPMLSKMSKILYSLLTLPIPTISLINGTAIGGGCELATACDFRLARKGIRAGFVQGKQAITTGWGGGSILGEKLTLSDAMKLLMEAEMKTAEELKEAGFIDALFENDALEACEEFLENILKKELSVLQSYKKMWIRKWEEAKLRDRIEEEVRACALLWESDAHHNYVNNFINKKTMNKD from the coding sequence TTGTCATATTTAATTGAAAAAAAAGAGAAGGGTTATTTATTATTTACCATTACAAGAGCTGAAAAGAGGAACGCAATCAATTATGAAGTAATGCAAGGCTTAATGGAGGTAATGAAAAGAGCAGCAGAACCGGATGTTAAGGCATTAATCATTACTGGTATAGGAGATCGTGCTTTTTGTTCAGGTGGAGATTTGTCGGTTTTTCACCTTCTTCATTCAAAAGAAGAGGCTTATCCTATGCTTTCTAAAATGTCAAAAATTCTCTACTCCTTATTGACCTTACCTATTCCCACTATATCACTTATAAATGGGACGGCTATTGGGGGAGGCTGTGAGCTTGCTACAGCCTGCGATTTCCGTTTGGCTAGAAAAGGAATAAGAGCAGGATTTGTTCAAGGGAAACAAGCAATAACCACTGGCTGGGGAGGCGGTTCGATATTAGGAGAAAAGCTTACTCTGTCAGATGCAATGAAGCTTCTAATGGAAGCGGAGATGAAAACAGCAGAAGAGTTAAAAGAGGCTGGGTTTATTGATGCTCTCTTTGAAAATGACGCATTGGAAGCTTGTGAGGAGTTCCTAGAAAACATACTAAAGAAAGAGTTAAGTGTGCTGCAATCCTATAAGAAGATGTGGATTAGGAAGTGGGAGGAAGCGAAGCTGCGAGACCGGATAGAAGAAGAGGTAAGAGCTTGTGCCTTATTATGGGAAAGTGATGCCCACCATAACTATGTAAATAATTTTATTAATAAAAAAACCATGAATAAAGATTAA
- a CDS encoding RsfA family transcriptional regulator: MSPTRQDAWSQDEDLLLAEVVLRHIREGGTQLQAFEEVGKQLSRTSAACGFRWNSYVRKQYKSGIELAKRQRKELKKQVVTIEGEGIQDSVMVETVPSPVGCEQGTTITFPAVIHFLEGIHQKAEEWASHEEDRMNSLDKIKELEKKTFYLAAENERLSKNLKAIEEDYRSLIEIMERARKMVVLQDEDRQQKVKFQMDKNGNLERVEK; encoded by the coding sequence ATGTCACCAACTCGACAAGATGCGTGGTCCCAAGACGAAGACTTATTACTCGCTGAAGTTGTGTTACGGCATATCCGTGAAGGTGGGACACAATTGCAGGCGTTTGAAGAAGTAGGCAAACAGCTTTCGCGTACTTCAGCTGCTTGTGGTTTCCGTTGGAACTCATATGTACGTAAACAATATAAATCTGGTATTGAGCTTGCTAAAAGACAAAGAAAAGAATTAAAAAAGCAAGTAGTCACCATAGAAGGTGAGGGCATTCAAGATTCAGTTATGGTTGAGACAGTCCCATCACCTGTAGGTTGTGAACAGGGAACTACCATTACTTTTCCTGCGGTCATTCATTTCTTAGAAGGAATCCATCAAAAGGCGGAAGAATGGGCAAGCCATGAAGAGGACAGGATGAACTCTCTTGATAAAATTAAAGAGTTAGAAAAAAAGACTTTTTATCTAGCTGCAGAAAATGAAAGATTGTCAAAGAATTTAAAGGCTATTGAAGAGGATTACCGCTCATTAATTGAGATTATGGAAAGAGCGCGGAAAATGGTTGTTCTTCAAGATGAAGACAGACAACAAAAGGTAAAATTCCAAATGGACAAAAATGGTAACCTGGAAAGGGTAGAAAAATAG
- a CDS encoding YceD family protein, translating into MKWTLSQLQKYRNKDFPIDETIRVDEIIETDPTIREVSPMHITGRGDIDSTKVTFHLKIEGHLILPCSRTLVDVKLPINVETTETFLLQGSVYETEEDVNQVKGDVIDVMPIIREILLLEVPMQVFCEDVNSEGAAPQSGKDWEVVREEEQSKKIDPRLAGLAKFFNENNSSSES; encoded by the coding sequence GAAATGGACATTAAGTCAATTACAAAAATATCGAAACAAGGATTTTCCGATTGATGAAACTATTCGGGTTGATGAGATTATAGAAACTGATCCTACTATCCGAGAGGTATCTCCTATGCATATTACAGGTCGTGGAGATATAGATTCAACGAAAGTGACTTTCCATTTAAAAATAGAAGGTCATTTAATACTTCCTTGTTCTCGTACTTTAGTGGATGTAAAACTTCCAATTAATGTCGAAACAACTGAAACTTTCCTCTTACAAGGTTCAGTTTATGAAACTGAAGAGGATGTAAATCAAGTAAAAGGTGACGTGATTGATGTAATGCCAATCATTCGCGAAATACTATTACTTGAGGTTCCAATGCAAGTCTTTTGTGAAGATGTCAATAGTGAAGGAGCAGCTCCACAGTCTGGTAAGGATTGGGAGGTTGTTCGTGAAGAGGAGCAATCTAAAAAGATTGACCCTAGATTGGCAGGACTTGCAAAGTTTTTTAACGAAAACAATTCTTCTTCCGAATCATAA